The following proteins are encoded in a genomic region of Bombus pyrosoma isolate SC7728 linkage group LG1, ASM1482585v1, whole genome shotgun sequence:
- the LOC122569373 gene encoding uncharacterized protein LOC122569373 isoform X1 has translation MMNMWKVRELMDKATNVVMNYTETEAKVREATNDDAWGPTGAMMQELAQATFTYEQFPEVMSMLWKRMLQENKRNWRRTYKSLLLLNYLVRNGSERVVTSSREHIYDLRSLENYTCIDEFGKDQGINIRHKVRELIDFIQDDDKLREERKKAKKNKDKYVGLSSEAMGMRFGSGDRWTDRLKWDKTNTDSYNDWDRDSRGKGFEDTNNSDDGEREDSDNDVHPSPKRGGREYRDTMDSTDRVNKTITSTTSTNASPARVTRTIKKVDLGAAANYGREQSNNGISGSQNSSLSTKQKNKNDILNDIFDAQNENNIKSAVDDDDDFNPRANTQPSVQTQNANTDFGDFTSAFGSPTVKTKDNSDEFADFTSAFNSSVTISNPPVQPQLPQTQVNLIGATIPNINSSVTDNVNNAMFINAQSLSTSSFTTMPSTNTLPQNSSMSSNLLDTLQPQILNNQQSLNNNTAASNSDLLSDLDSLNSLTTGSMDRRVNNTNNTNLFLNMNSTPATASHGATKVEKSITSAENLSKCAAIRLLEELCSMGPIKSHNNLEKLKSYISEYIKFLPGPLTPQNYCNLDFYPEIDSMLHGKILEEIIEKFDHNWPLQGNILDPVLKQLMIIDGATLPILAESLSALVFALKETENERNIFIISIILEQLVKSDSLFSAIVNACKYRIRNVIQEEEFNETWRNVVQILISLPNRVANKLKDKIFDSFLPQTYLKIISFHIARAISFINIGLHYDIKPELKLLSVLISKLIITTKSENLLSFTNILAEWCFENKNNERDFIQNILEILNTSSIEPVAVLFLKHCDVNHGVHKIFGDVLLNSNWKYTLTTKIPLMCYYNDDSLVINLISYLAQFLDKNDILIELLMKLLDVWGDKSALNHTSIEQHKYITKLIITCVRKSKSYLSKDDKDNIQRLLFSGISIHLESTHIILRAIGMSVGEIFTDELSESDTAPKLSFEYNNMPGEVIDLVQSLKNLALETKNVKKEEDIKKSKLIVKDIEFNTLGDKKLYELGVECNVLPKLSTKVVDNNKAEQITVIASSNVPTVSGKQILEDNAKDINNIKSDAELDSDDDLVPYDMSHDTKASEKLRPAYLRDLRDNLVNEKSSSNPDVFSESLEVCEELILSQLPNDDVSFAIELLELLVTLKESCYVENFELLTFKACVAIMTVYPKECAKFLCEQFYLPVDKYSVNQRLFFLDILAESARRLSTISIQENKEDTINEPKIKQRTKETSNKVSLFINTEKSQQYKILYSDDFDDFVKSEDEIKNWQEIVDRRIESNTKRYAHSTKALKTFKNKFGNVASSFFYPLLHGFGKQDTCLNSGLQIFTDQENILLIRFLKTLSTIMIAAQNCLLAPKMGKEILELSWILRFHDQAKVRIAVIENIAAVVIAIPKHTIINELFETIIEIRLWLLDLSQNIINGDHDKECRSLGTKVVSLIDSIIGSTFNT, from the exons ATGATGAACATGTGGAAAGTGCGGGAATTAATGGATAAGGC GACTAATGTAGTTATGAATTACACGGAAACAGAAGCCAAAGTTCGGGAGGCAACAAATGACGATGCTTGGGGCCCAACcg GTGCAATGATGCAAGAACTGGCTCAGGCTACATTCACATATGAGCAATTTCCTGAGGTAATGTCCATGTTGTGGAAAAGGATGTTGCAAGAAAATAAACGGAACTGGCGCCGAACGTACAAG tCTCTTTTGTTATTGAATTACCTAGTTCGCAATGGGTCAGAACGAGTGGTCACATCATCTAGAGAACATATTTATGACCTCAGgtctttagaaaattatacatgtatCGATGAATTTGGAAAAGATCAGGGGATTAATATTAGGCATAAAGTCAGAGAATTGATTGATTTTATTCAGGATGATGATAAAttaagggaagaaagaaaaaaagctaagaaaaataaagataaatatgtaGGTTTATCAAGTGAAGCAATGGGTATGAGATTTGGTAGTGGAGATAGATGGACAGATAGGCTAAAATGGGATAAAACTAATACTGATTCATATAATGATTGGGATCGAGACAGTAGAGGAAAAGGTTTTGAGGATACAAATAATAG TGATGACGGTGAAAGAGAAGATTCTGATAATGATGTTCATCCCAGTCcaaaaagaggaggaagagaatACAGGGATACAATGGATAGCACGGATCGCGTTAATAAAACTATTACATCTACAACTTCAACAAATGCTTCTCCAGCAAGAGTGACAAGAACTATTAAAAAGGTAGATTTAGGGGCTGCAGCAAATTATGGAAGAGAACAATCTAAT AATGGTATATCTGGATCACAAAATAGTTCTTTATCTACTAaacagaagaataaaaatgatattctaaatgatatttttgatGCTCAAAATGAGAATAATATCAAATCAGCTgtcgatgatgatgatgattttAATCCAAGAGCAAATACTCAGCCTAGTGTACAAACTCAAAATGCAAATACAGATTTTGGGGATTTTACTAGTGCATTTGGCAGTCCCACAGTAAAAACGAAAGATAACAGTGATGAATTTGCAGACTTTACATCAGCTTTTAACTCTTCTGTTACAATATCTAATCCCCCAGTGCAGCCACAACTGCCACAGACACAAGTAAATTTAATAGGCGCAACAATACCAAATATTAATAGTTCAGTAACagataatgtaaataatgcGATGTTTATCAATGCCCAATCATTAAGCACTTCTTCTTTTACAACTATGCCTTCTACAAATACACTTCCCCAAAATTCTAGTATGAGTAGTAATCTACTTGATACTTTACAACCACAAATACTTAATAACCAGCAATCATTGAACAATAATACAG cAGCTTCAAATTCGGATCTTTTATCGGACTTAGATAGTTTAAATTCTTTGACTACTGGCTCTATGGATAGGCGGGTAAATAATACCAACAATACTAATCTCTTTTTAAACATGAATTCAACACCTGCCACAGCTAGTCATGGAg CAACCAAGGTGGAAAAAAGCATCACTTCAGCtgaaaatctttcaaaatGTGCTGCAATTCGACTTTTGGAAGAATTGTGTTCCATGGGTCCTATCAAAAGTCATAATAACTTGGAAAAGCTGAAATCAtatatttctgaatatattaaatttttaccggGTCCACTTACTCCACAAAACTACTGCAATCTCGATTTTTATCCAGAAATTGATTCTATGTTACATGgaaaaattttagaagaaattatcgaaaaattcgatCATAATTGGCCATtacaaggaaatattttagatcCAGTACTTAAGCAATTGATGATTATTGATGGTGCTACATTACCAATATTAGCTGAGTCTTTAAGTGCTTTAGTTTTTGCtttgaaagaaacagaaaatgagagaaatatttttatcatttctataattttggAACAGTTAGTGAAAAGTGATTCTTTGTTTTCCGCAATAGTAAATGCATGCAAATATCGAATTCGAAACGTGAttcaagaagaagaatttaatgaaacgtgGCGAAATGTGGTGCAAATTTTAATCTCGTTGCCTAATCGCGTAGctaataaattgaaagataaaatatttgatagttTTCTCCCTCAAACATATCTTAAAATTATAAGCTTCCATATTGCTCGTGCAATATCCTTCATAAATATTGGACTACATTATGATATCAAAccagaattaaaattactctCAGTTTTAATTAGTAAACTGATAATTACTACAAAGTCagagaatttattatcatttactAACATTTTAGCAGAATGgtgttttgaaaataaaaataatgaacgagatttcattcaaaatatactagaaattttaaatacatctaGCATAGAACCAGTAGCTGTACTATTTTTGAAACATTGCGATGTAAATCATGGAGTCCATAAAATTTTTGGtgatgtattattaaattcaaattggAAATATACATTAACAACGAAAATTCCTTTAATGTGTTATTATAATGATGACAgtttagtaataaatttaatctcgTACCTAGCacaatttttagataaaaatgatattttgatCGAATTACTTATGAAACTTTTAGATGTATGGGGTGATAAAAGTGCTTTAAATCATACCTCTATAGAgcaacataaatatattacgaaattaattattacgtgCGTAAGAAAATCTAAAAGTTATTTAAGCAAGGATGATAAAGATAATATTCAAAGATTATTGTTCTCTGGTATATCCATTCATCTCGAATCTACACATATTATTTTAAGAGCAATAGGGATGTCTGTTGGTGAAATTTTCACTGACGAATTATCTGAGTCAGATACTGCACCAAAGCTTTCtttcgaatataataatatgccTGGCGAAGTAATAGATTTAGTACAATCTTTAAAAAACTTAGCTTTGGAAACAAAAAACgtaaagaaggaagaggataTTAAAAAGAGTAAACTAATTGTTAAAGATATTGAGTTTAACACATTGGGTGATAAGAAATTGTATGAATTAGGTGTTGAATGTAATGTTTTACCTAAACTAAGTACAAAAGTagtagataataataaagctGAGCAAATCACGGTTATAGCAAGTTCAAACGTACCGACTGTGTCTGGTAAACAAATCTTGGAAGATAATGCAAAagatataaacaatattaaaagTGATGCAGAATTGGATAGTGACGACGATTTAGTACCATATGATATGTCTCATGATACAAAAGCTAGTGAAAAATTACGACCAGCATACTTGCGGGATCTACGTGATAATTTAGTAAATGAGAAAAGTTCTTCAAATCCAGATGTTTTTTCAGAGTCCTTAGAAGTTTGTGAAGAACTTATATTATCACAATTACCAAATGATGATGTATCTTTTGCAATTGAATTATTAGAACTTCTTGTTACACTTAAAGAATCCTGttatgtagaaaattttgaattattaacattCAAAGCTTGTGTAGCTATAATGACTGTTTATCCCAAAGAATGTGCTAAATTTTTATGCGAGCAGTTTTACTTGCCAGTAGATAAATATTCTGTAAATCAACGATTATTTTTCCTTGATATATTGGCAGAGTCAGCAAGAAGATTATCAACTATTTCAATTCAGGAAAATAAGGAAGATACAATTAACGAAcctaaaataaaacaaagaacaaaagaaacttcGAACAAAGTGTCACTTTTCATTAATACCGAGAAAAGTCAACAATACAAGATACTATACAGTGATGACTTTGATGACTTTGTAAAGTCggaagatgaaataaaaaattggcAGGAAATTGTTGATAGAAGAATTGAATCAAATACAAAAAGATACGCTCATAGTACAAAAGCTCtcaaaacatttaaaaataaatttggaaacgttgcatcttcatttttttatccATTACTTCATGGCTTTGGCAAACAAGATACTTGTTTGAACAGTggattacaaattttcacagatcaagaaaatattttactaattcgATTTTTGAAAACTTTGTCTACTATAATGATAGCAGCACAGAATTGTTTATTAGCCCCTAAAAtgggaaaagaaatattagaattatcaTGGATTCTGAGATTCCATGATCAAGCAAAAGTTAGAATTGCAGtgatagaaaatattgcaGCTGTAGTTATTGCAATACCAAAACATACgattataaatgaattatttgaaaccATTATTGAAATACGATTGTGGCTTTTAGATCTATCTCAAAATATAATCAATGGTGATCATGACAAAGAATGTAGGAGTTTAGGTACTAAAGTAGTGTCTTTGATTGATTCTATTATAGGTTCAACATTCAATACATAG